One Syngnathus acus chromosome 13, fSynAcu1.2, whole genome shotgun sequence genomic window carries:
- the bmp16 gene encoding bone morphogenetic protein 16: protein MLLANLLLLMVLPLPQASSGGQGDTGEADNGRLAGTWPATSEPPPPPTGSPLEPNLAQTIQSLLLSRLGLQSQPNPRPGVPIPRYLMDLYRFHQQQYHLLEDPAFSFPSQHVQQANTIRSFHHTEPLTAEDPKWAHISFNISSIPLEEKVLSAELRLLRSSRTTSLGPGLHRLNLYLSGHRQNPRPTLLESRLLTAEPQSHATGSLWETFSLKAELFDLAVNEADHLGFLLEVLSENSTGQGEGEPHKGGHLRVCRSVGQDEHTWAQERPLLVTYSHDGRGEPLVKHGRRNVGGVPRKSWNRDQKRGRDKTYQTPSWGGQTGRVKRNGGRAAKLKRLSRNRCRRHPLYVDFNDVGWHQWIIAPSGYDAFFCLGECRFPLADHMNSSSHAMVQTLVNSVNGAVPRACCVPTSLSPIALLYLDPQDRVVLKNYQDMVVEGCGCR from the exons ATGCTCCTTGCTAACCTCCTGCTCCTCATGGTCCTGCCGCTACCTCAAGCCTCGTCCGGTGGCCAGGGTGACACCGGCGAGGCCGACAATGGCAGGTTAGCCGGCACGTGGCCCGCCACCTcagagccgccgccgccgccgaccgGGTCTCCCCTGGAGCCCAACTTGGCTCAGACCATCCAGAGTCTCCTGCTGAGCCGCCTGGGCCTGCAGTCGCAGCCCAACCCTCGTCCCGGCGTGCCCATCCCTCGGTACCTCATGGATCTGTACCGCTTCCACCAGCAGCAGTACCACCTGCTGGAGGACCCCGCCTTCAGCTTCCCCAGCCAGCACGTGCAGCAGGCCAACACCATTCGCAGCTTCCACCACACTG AGCCCCTCACAGCAGAGGACCCGAAATGGGCGCACATCTCCTTCAACATCTCCTCCATCCCCTTAGAAGAGAAGGTGCTCTCGGCTGAGCTCCGCCTCCTACGATCGTCCAGGACCACCTCATTGGGCCCCGGACTCCATAGACTGAACCTGTACCTCTCTGGGCACCGGCAGAATCCCCGACCCACCCTGCTAGAAAGCAGACTCCTCACCGCTGAGCCTCAAAGTCATGCAACCGGCAGCCTTTGGGAGACTTTCAGCCTCAAGGCAGAACTCTTCGATTTGGCTGTGAACGAAGCGGACCACCTTGGTTTCCTCCTGGAAGTGCTATCGGAGAACAGCACCGGTCAGGGGGAAGGGGAGCCGCATAAGGGGGGGCACTTGAGGGTTTGCAGGTCGGTGGGGCAGGACGAGCACACCTGGGCCCAGGAGAGACCCCTCCTGGTGACGTATAGCCACGACGGGCGCGGAGAACCTTTGGTCAAGCACGGTAGGAGGAACGTCGGCGGGGTGCCTAGGAAAAGCTGGAATAGAGACCAAAAGCGGGGCCGGGATAAAACGTATCAAACGCCGAGCTGGGGGGGCCAAACGGGCAGGGTGAAACGAAACGGCGGTCGCGCGGCCAAGCTCAAGCGCCTCTCCCGCaaccgctgccgccgccatcCCCTCTACGTGGATTTTAACGACGTGGGCTGGCACCAGTGGATCATCGCGCCCAGCGGCTACGACGCCTTCTTCTGCCTGGGCGAGTGCCGCTTTCCCCTGGCCGATCACATGAATTCCTCCAGCCACGCCATGGTGCAGACGTTGGTCAACTCGGTCAACGGCGCCGTGCCGCGGGCCTGCTGCGTGCCCACCTCGCTCAGCCCCATCGCCCTGCTCTACCTGGACCCCCAGGACCGTGTGGTGTTGAAGAATTACCAGGACATGGTGGTGGAAGGTTGCGGGTGCCGATAG